A genomic segment from Segniliparus rotundus DSM 44985 encodes:
- a CDS encoding DUF2126 domain-containing protein, with product MGIKVALEHHTSYRFDRQVGVYPHVVRLRPAPHTRTKIEAYSLTVHPGQHFLNWQQDPFGNFLARAVFPERAAELSFTVSLIADLTPINPFEFFIEDYAEHAGFAYPAALRESLLPYRSRVDEAGPQSGPGELVIAFAGRFAEPGQIRTIDHLVAVNTAVSQEIGYSVRMEAGVQSPDHTLRSKIGSCRDSAWLLVSVLRELGYAARFVSGYLVQLTSDLPALDGPSGPEADFTDLHAWTEVYLPGAGWVGLDPTSGLFAAEGHIPLAAAPEPALAAPIEGATDTCEVAFEFSNTVRRVQEDPRVTLPYTDEQWKSVYELGLAVDKRLKDGDVRLTMGGEPTFVSVDDRVSPEWTTAADGPHKRERAEDLARRVRTHLAPGALLSHTQGKWYPGEALPRWNIGVHWRADGEPLWSDESLLAKPWEPAPRTLEAGEAAKLAAQFAKLLASQLGVSAEAAQPAYEDPLAQLQRALRMPDGDPADLESDLGPELDSPQARAKLVEVLDARANIPAAYVVPLEPSDSGDGWFSALWRTRRGRIVLTEGDSPAGLRLPLDSVSWSPPAQFPPADPIAKRAKLPTPQGREQRHQSDEPAAPADSAGASTTALVVEIRNGHLHVFLPPLRTAEAYVDLVGAVEAAARELAVPVVLEGYEPPPDPRLQFMSVTPDPGVIEVNVPAVASFEEQTELLETLYEQARLARLSTETFDFDGTHNGTGGGNHITLGGRTPGDSPLLRRPDLLVSLLTYWQRHPSLSYLFSGRFIGPTSQAPRADEGRPEALYEMEIAFAELSRIAQSGDFRPWQVDRALRHLLTDLTGNTHRAEFCIDKLYSPDSTRGRLGLLELRGFEMPPHPKMALVQSLLVRSLVAKFWEHPLQAPLTRHGAALHGRYLLPHYAIADAAEVVADLRRAGIEFDQSWLEPFTEFRFPRLGSVVVGGAELELRAAIEPWNVLGEEATAGGTARYVDSSVERLQVKLVGADPGRFIATCNGIPVPLRRTDKDDVQVAGVRYRAWQPPSALHPTITIDSPLRFELIDTCTGHSLGGAMYHVVHPGGLAYEDPPVNSATAQSRRICRFEPMSITPGVIDLRKITEIAARMAVDNGAPGILDLRRARTVLR from the coding sequence ATGGGCATCAAGGTCGCCCTCGAACATCACACCAGCTATCGCTTCGACCGCCAGGTCGGCGTCTATCCGCATGTGGTCCGGCTGCGCCCCGCCCCGCACACCAGGACCAAGATCGAGGCCTACTCGCTCACCGTCCATCCGGGGCAGCACTTCTTGAACTGGCAGCAAGACCCCTTCGGCAACTTCCTCGCGAGGGCGGTTTTCCCCGAGCGGGCAGCAGAGCTCTCCTTCACGGTTTCGCTCATCGCCGACCTCACGCCGATCAACCCGTTCGAGTTCTTCATCGAGGACTACGCGGAGCACGCGGGCTTCGCGTATCCGGCCGCGTTGCGCGAATCCCTCCTCCCGTACCGGAGCCGGGTGGACGAAGCCGGGCCGCAATCGGGTCCGGGCGAGCTGGTCATCGCTTTCGCCGGCCGTTTCGCCGAACCCGGCCAGATCCGCACGATCGACCATCTCGTCGCGGTCAACACCGCTGTCAGCCAGGAGATCGGTTACAGCGTCCGCATGGAGGCCGGTGTGCAGAGCCCGGACCACACGTTGCGGAGCAAAATCGGCTCTTGCCGCGACTCGGCCTGGCTGTTGGTCTCGGTTTTGCGCGAGCTCGGCTACGCGGCGCGGTTCGTCTCCGGCTACCTCGTGCAGCTCACCTCCGACTTGCCCGCCCTGGACGGCCCGTCCGGGCCCGAAGCCGACTTCACCGACCTGCACGCCTGGACCGAGGTCTATTTGCCCGGCGCGGGCTGGGTCGGGCTCGACCCGACCTCCGGGCTCTTCGCGGCAGAAGGGCATATTCCGCTCGCAGCGGCTCCCGAGCCCGCCCTCGCGGCCCCGATCGAAGGCGCGACGGACACATGCGAGGTCGCCTTCGAGTTCTCGAACACCGTCCGTCGCGTCCAAGAAGACCCGCGCGTCACGCTCCCGTACACCGACGAGCAATGGAAGTCGGTGTACGAGCTGGGCCTCGCCGTGGACAAGCGGCTCAAGGACGGCGACGTGCGCCTGACGATGGGCGGCGAGCCGACGTTCGTCTCCGTGGACGACCGTGTGTCCCCGGAATGGACCACCGCCGCGGACGGCCCGCACAAGCGGGAGCGCGCCGAAGATCTCGCCCGGCGCGTGCGCACGCACCTCGCGCCTGGCGCGCTGCTCTCCCACACGCAGGGCAAGTGGTACCCGGGCGAGGCGTTGCCGAGATGGAACATCGGCGTGCATTGGCGCGCCGACGGGGAGCCGTTGTGGTCTGACGAGTCGTTGCTCGCCAAGCCGTGGGAGCCCGCGCCCCGCACGCTCGAGGCGGGCGAGGCGGCGAAGCTTGCCGCCCAGTTCGCGAAACTGCTCGCGAGCCAGCTCGGCGTGTCCGCTGAAGCGGCCCAGCCCGCCTACGAGGATCCGCTCGCGCAGCTGCAGCGCGCGTTGCGCATGCCAGACGGCGACCCGGCAGACCTTGAGTCCGACCTCGGGCCCGAACTCGACTCGCCACAGGCGCGGGCCAAGCTGGTCGAAGTTCTCGACGCCCGTGCGAACATCCCGGCGGCGTACGTCGTGCCGCTGGAGCCCTCCGATTCGGGCGACGGCTGGTTCAGCGCCCTGTGGCGGACCCGTCGAGGCCGCATCGTGCTCACCGAGGGCGACTCGCCCGCCGGACTGCGCTTGCCGCTCGACTCGGTCAGCTGGTCGCCGCCTGCGCAATTCCCGCCTGCGGACCCCATCGCGAAGCGCGCCAAGCTGCCGACCCCCCAGGGCCGTGAGCAGCGTCACCAGTCGGACGAGCCGGCGGCGCCGGCAGATTCGGCTGGAGCTTCCACGACGGCGCTGGTGGTGGAAATCCGCAACGGGCACCTGCATGTGTTCCTGCCGCCGCTGCGCACGGCGGAGGCGTACGTGGACCTGGTCGGCGCCGTGGAAGCCGCCGCGCGCGAACTCGCCGTCCCGGTCGTCTTGGAGGGCTACGAGCCGCCGCCCGACCCGAGGCTGCAGTTCATGTCGGTCACACCGGACCCCGGGGTCATCGAAGTGAACGTGCCCGCCGTGGCGAGCTTCGAGGAGCAGACCGAGCTGCTGGAGACCCTTTACGAGCAAGCCCGCCTCGCCCGCTTGTCCACCGAGACGTTCGACTTCGACGGGACGCACAACGGCACCGGGGGCGGCAACCACATCACCCTCGGCGGTCGGACGCCAGGGGATTCTCCGCTGCTGCGCCGACCGGACCTGCTGGTCTCCCTGCTCACGTACTGGCAGCGGCATCCGTCGCTGTCGTACCTCTTCTCCGGTCGGTTCATCGGTCCGACCTCGCAGGCGCCCCGCGCGGACGAGGGGCGCCCAGAAGCCCTCTACGAGATGGAGATCGCCTTCGCGGAGCTCAGCCGGATCGCGCAGTCCGGCGACTTCCGCCCCTGGCAGGTGGACCGCGCGCTGCGCCACCTGCTCACCGATCTGACCGGCAACACCCACCGCGCGGAGTTCTGCATCGACAAGCTGTACAGCCCGGACTCGACCAGGGGCCGCCTTGGCCTGCTCGAGCTGCGGGGCTTCGAGATGCCGCCGCATCCGAAAATGGCCCTTGTCCAATCGCTTCTGGTGCGCTCGCTCGTCGCGAAGTTCTGGGAGCATCCGCTCCAAGCGCCCCTGACCCGGCATGGCGCGGCGTTGCACGGGCGGTACCTGCTGCCGCACTACGCCATCGCGGACGCCGCGGAGGTCGTCGCGGATCTTCGGCGCGCCGGGATCGAGTTCGACCAGTCCTGGCTCGAACCTTTCACGGAGTTCCGTTTCCCCCGCCTGGGCTCGGTCGTCGTCGGAGGGGCGGAGTTGGAGTTGCGAGCGGCCATCGAGCCGTGGAACGTCCTCGGCGAAGAGGCCACAGCTGGCGGGACCGCGCGGTATGTGGACTCTTCGGTGGAGCGCCTGCAGGTCAAACTCGTCGGAGCCGACCCGGGCCGTTTCATCGCCACCTGCAACGGGATTCCCGTGCCGCTGCGCAGGACCGACAAGGACGACGTCCAAGTCGCCGGGGTCCGCTATCGCGCCTGGCAGCCGCCGAGCGCGCTGCATCCGACGATCACCATCGACTCGCCGCTGCGTTTCGAGCTCATCGACACCTGCACCGGGCATTCCCTCGGCGGCGCGATGTACCACGTCGTGCATCCCGGCGGCCTCGCCTACGAGGACCCGCCTGTGAACTCTGCCACCGCGCAGTCGCGCAGAATCTGCCGATTCGAGCCGATGAGCATCACCCCTGGTGTCATCGACCTGCGCAAAATCACTGAGATCGCCGCCCGGATGGCTGTGGACAACGGCGCACCGGGCATCCTTGATCTGCGCAGGGCCCGGACGGTGCTCCGGTAA
- a CDS encoding phospholipase C: MRFLRLAIASALALSLPLAPSASASASTSTPIKHLVVIFPENISFDHYFATYPHAANIEGESTQGSGEPAPAFVADPATPTDVRTLEHDGLLGEANPNSEKPFRLAPDQAVTCDQIHLYDAEQRAANGGAMDKAVENTSKDRCPSAGKNMHEARGLVMGYYDGNTVAALWNYAQHYALNDNSYSSVFGPSTPGHLNLVAGTTYGVRSFDPRTRRQTAKPDRFVKAPGPDGTGTLVYDPDPAFDDCSNGNDASADDNLAGYADGTKNIGDLMNDKQVTWGWFQGGFRPSSRDEVRAICKTGHRNVAGNAADDYSAHHQPFQYFRQTANQHHTPPASVQEVGRDGQANHQYDLEDFKAALDAGSLPAVSFLKPGQYQDGHAGYSDPVDEGHFIAHWTNLVQQSSSWKDTAVVIAYDDSDGWYDHLAPTLLNGSSNPGAYPQDDGKDERWCADFAASHPPLAGQQDRCGPGTRQPLLVISPYSKRNFVDHTSTEQTSVTRFIEDNWGLGRLGPDRFDGRANPIDAMFDFADPPRTEPFLLREDTGAVAADGDLHVRKDESFVNKTKGTAHRPGVATTPWWQQDWAIASAVALLVLLLGGAALLRRRRGNG, translated from the coding sequence ATGAGATTTTTGCGCCTCGCGATCGCGTCGGCTCTGGCGCTTTCGCTCCCGCTTGCCCCGTCCGCGTCCGCGTCCGCGTCGACGTCCACCCCGATCAAGCACCTCGTGGTCATCTTTCCGGAGAACATCTCTTTCGACCATTATTTCGCCACGTACCCGCACGCCGCGAACATCGAAGGGGAGAGCACGCAGGGCTCCGGTGAGCCCGCGCCAGCGTTCGTCGCTGATCCGGCCACGCCGACGGACGTCCGCACGCTGGAGCACGACGGGCTCCTCGGCGAGGCGAACCCGAACTCGGAGAAGCCGTTCCGCCTCGCGCCGGACCAGGCGGTCACGTGCGATCAGATCCACCTCTACGACGCGGAGCAGCGCGCCGCGAACGGCGGCGCGATGGACAAGGCCGTCGAGAACACCAGCAAGGACCGCTGCCCGAGCGCGGGCAAGAACATGCACGAGGCCAGGGGCCTGGTGATGGGGTACTACGACGGGAACACGGTGGCGGCCTTGTGGAACTACGCGCAGCACTACGCGCTGAACGACAACAGCTACAGCTCTGTGTTCGGCCCCTCGACCCCCGGCCACCTGAACTTGGTGGCCGGAACCACCTACGGGGTGCGCTCCTTCGACCCGCGGACTCGGCGGCAGACGGCGAAGCCCGACAGGTTCGTCAAAGCGCCGGGCCCGGACGGGACGGGCACGTTGGTGTACGACCCGGACCCCGCCTTTGACGACTGCTCGAACGGCAACGACGCCTCGGCGGACGACAATCTCGCCGGGTATGCCGACGGCACGAAGAACATCGGCGACCTGATGAACGACAAGCAGGTCACCTGGGGTTGGTTCCAAGGCGGCTTCCGCCCTTCGAGCCGGGACGAAGTGCGCGCGATCTGCAAGACGGGGCACCGCAACGTCGCAGGCAACGCCGCAGACGACTACTCCGCGCACCACCAGCCGTTCCAGTACTTCCGCCAGACCGCGAACCAGCACCACACGCCGCCCGCCTCGGTCCAGGAGGTCGGCCGGGACGGGCAGGCGAACCACCAGTACGACCTGGAGGACTTCAAGGCCGCTTTGGACGCGGGTTCGCTGCCCGCGGTGAGCTTCCTCAAACCGGGGCAGTACCAGGACGGGCACGCCGGATACTCGGATCCGGTGGACGAGGGCCACTTCATCGCGCACTGGACAAACCTTGTGCAGCAGTCCTCGTCCTGGAAGGACACGGCGGTCGTCATCGCATACGACGACTCTGACGGCTGGTACGACCACTTGGCTCCGACATTGCTCAACGGTTCGAGCAACCCTGGCGCGTACCCCCAGGACGACGGCAAGGACGAGCGGTGGTGCGCGGACTTCGCCGCGAGCCATCCGCCCCTGGCCGGCCAGCAAGACCGCTGCGGGCCCGGCACCCGTCAGCCGTTGCTGGTCATCTCGCCCTACTCGAAGCGCAATTTCGTCGATCACACCAGCACCGAACAGACTTCGGTCACTCGTTTCATCGAGGACAACTGGGGCCTCGGACGGCTCGGGCCGGACCGTTTCGACGGGCGGGCCAACCCGATCGACGCGATGTTCGACTTCGCCGACCCGCCCCGGACCGAGCCGTTCCTCCTTCGCGAGGACACCGGCGCGGTGGCGGCGGACGGCGATTTGCACGTCCGCAAAGACGAGTCATTCGTGAACAAAACCAAAGGCACGGCCCATCGCCCAGGCGTCGCCACCACGCCGTGGTGGCAGCAGGACTGGGCGATTGCCAGCGCGGTCGCGCTGCTGGTCCTTTTGCTCGGCGGCGCGGCGTTGTTGCGCCGCCGCCGAGGCAACGGATGA
- a CDS encoding MFS transporter, translating to MRVVEPKSFARTARGAGAEAIRAGLSSGLLLLLSVVAAASVAGLYYAQPLLRVIADQLHVSIGLAGLLVTGSQIGYAAGLLFIVPLGDVVSTKKLLAGMVAAASLALVAAGLSQDFTMLCAALVLVGVAATAAMLAVPLAAHLAPPERRGQATGFVMSGLLLGILLARTVSGVVAQVFGTWRAVFFLAAAAELVLAAVLWLLVPKTVPSAHGPYGTLLLSVGKLVRTSPLLRKRMALGFLNMAGFSALWTSIAFLLSGSGGTRYHDSEAVIGLFGLVGAAGALIAPVTGRFADRGRGVLVATLAWIIVLVSWPFLAWGSCSLAALIVGLVVFDLGVQMVHLSNQHAIYAAHAAARSRATSAYMVPYFLGGVAGSAASGFLYQESGWAGVCWAGAAFGAVGLALRLWSNWSERSNPVE from the coding sequence ATGCGCGTGGTCGAACCAAAATCTTTTGCGAGGACTGCGCGGGGAGCGGGGGCCGAGGCGATCCGCGCGGGACTTTCCTCGGGGCTTTTGCTCCTGCTCAGCGTCGTCGCCGCCGCGTCTGTGGCCGGACTGTACTACGCGCAGCCGCTGTTGCGTGTGATCGCGGACCAGTTGCACGTGTCCATCGGGCTCGCCGGACTCTTGGTCACTGGTTCGCAGATCGGCTACGCCGCAGGGCTGTTGTTCATCGTGCCGCTCGGCGATGTGGTCAGCACGAAGAAATTGCTGGCAGGCATGGTCGCCGCCGCATCCTTGGCGCTCGTGGCCGCAGGGCTCTCTCAGGATTTCACGATGCTCTGCGCCGCTTTGGTCCTCGTCGGCGTCGCGGCCACGGCGGCGATGCTGGCCGTCCCGCTCGCCGCCCATCTGGCGCCGCCAGAGCGCCGGGGCCAGGCCACGGGTTTCGTCATGTCGGGCTTGCTGCTCGGGATCTTGCTCGCGAGGACGGTGAGCGGCGTGGTCGCGCAGGTCTTCGGGACGTGGCGCGCCGTGTTCTTCCTTGCCGCCGCGGCCGAGCTGGTGCTCGCAGCGGTGCTGTGGCTGCTGGTCCCAAAGACGGTCCCGTCCGCGCACGGGCCCTACGGGACGTTGTTGCTGTCAGTCGGCAAGCTGGTGCGGACATCGCCGCTGCTGCGCAAACGAATGGCCCTCGGTTTCCTGAACATGGCGGGTTTCAGCGCGCTCTGGACCAGCATCGCCTTCCTCTTGTCCGGCTCCGGGGGGACGCGCTATCACGACAGCGAGGCGGTGATCGGACTGTTCGGCCTCGTCGGCGCGGCTGGCGCGTTGATCGCCCCGGTCACTGGCAGGTTCGCCGACCGGGGGCGGGGCGTCTTGGTCGCGACGCTTGCGTGGATCATCGTGCTCGTCTCCTGGCCGTTCCTGGCGTGGGGGTCGTGTTCCCTCGCCGCGCTCATCGTCGGCCTGGTCGTCTTCGACCTCGGCGTGCAGATGGTGCATCTGTCCAATCAGCACGCGATTTACGCCGCCCATGCCGCCGCTCGGAGCCGGGCCACGTCCGCGTACATGGTGCCCTATTTCCTCGGCGGCGTGGCGGGATCTGCGGCTTCCGGATTCCTCTACCAAGAATCCGGTTGGGCAGGGGTGTGTTGGGCAGGGGCGGCCTTCGGCGCAGTCGGACTGGCCTTGCGGCTGTGGTCGAATTGGTCTGAGCGGTCGAACCCGGTCGAGTGA
- the aspS gene encoding aspartate--tRNA ligase gives MRTHLAGELRENHIGTDVVLTGWVARRRDHGGVIFVDLRDKSGIAQVVFRDGDVLARAHALRAEYCLKINGVVDRRPEGSENAALGSGAVEVGVTSFEVLSESAPLPFPLDEPPGEETRFHYRYLDLRRPEAAQMLRLRSTLNAAARRVLLDRDFTEVETPTLTRSTPEGARDFIVPARLKPGSWYALPQSPQLFKQLLMVAGLERYFQLARCYRDEDFRADRQPEFTQLDLEMSFVTQDDVIALAEEVVAAVWGVLGEAPELPLPRISYAEAMRRYGSDKPDLRFGVELVDCTDYFKDTPFRVFQAEHVGAVVMAGGAGQPRRALDGWQDWARQRGAKGLAYVLIGEDGELSGPVAKNLSEAERDGLAEHVGAKPGDCVFFAAGDANSARSLLGAARVEIATRLGLLDNAPKWAFAWVVDFPLLEPAAQAKAAGDVAVGEGAWTAVHHAFTAPSEESLATLEQDPGSALSQAYDLVCNGHEIGGGSIRIHRREVQERVLKLMGFDQERAQAAFGFLLDAFSYGPPPHGGMAFGWDRITALLAGVDSIREVIAFPKSGGGQDPLTGAPGAITPSQRAETGVDFKPGPVGFGDKSQPKAEKN, from the coding sequence GTGCGCACGCATTTGGCCGGTGAACTGCGAGAAAACCATATTGGAACCGATGTGGTGCTCACCGGCTGGGTCGCGCGCCGCCGAGACCACGGCGGGGTGATCTTCGTCGACCTCCGGGACAAGTCAGGGATCGCCCAGGTCGTGTTCCGGGACGGCGACGTGCTCGCGCGCGCGCACGCGCTGCGAGCCGAATACTGCCTGAAGATCAACGGCGTCGTCGACCGCCGTCCCGAGGGCAGCGAGAACGCCGCCCTCGGGTCCGGAGCCGTCGAAGTGGGCGTCACCAGCTTCGAAGTGCTCTCCGAATCCGCCCCGTTGCCCTTCCCGCTCGACGAGCCCCCAGGCGAGGAGACCCGGTTCCATTACCGCTACCTCGACCTGCGCCGGCCAGAGGCGGCGCAGATGCTGCGGCTGCGCTCGACGCTCAACGCCGCGGCCCGGCGGGTCCTGCTCGACCGGGATTTCACGGAAGTGGAGACTCCCACCCTCACCCGCTCAACACCAGAGGGCGCGCGCGACTTCATCGTTCCGGCCAGGCTCAAACCGGGCAGCTGGTACGCGTTGCCGCAGAGCCCACAGTTGTTCAAGCAGCTGCTTATGGTCGCGGGGCTCGAGCGCTACTTCCAGCTCGCCCGGTGCTATCGCGACGAGGACTTCCGCGCCGACCGCCAACCCGAATTCACGCAACTCGACTTGGAGATGAGCTTCGTCACCCAGGACGATGTGATCGCGCTCGCCGAAGAGGTCGTCGCCGCAGTGTGGGGCGTGCTCGGCGAGGCTCCTGAGCTCCCGTTGCCCCGGATCAGTTACGCGGAGGCGATGCGCCGGTACGGCTCCGACAAGCCCGATCTGCGGTTCGGCGTGGAGCTCGTGGACTGCACCGACTACTTCAAAGACACCCCGTTCCGGGTTTTCCAGGCCGAGCATGTCGGCGCGGTCGTCATGGCGGGCGGGGCGGGCCAACCGCGCCGCGCGCTCGACGGCTGGCAGGACTGGGCGCGCCAGCGCGGGGCAAAGGGCCTGGCATATGTGCTGATCGGGGAGGACGGCGAACTGTCTGGACCGGTGGCGAAGAACCTGTCCGAGGCCGAGCGCGACGGCCTCGCCGAGCATGTCGGCGCGAAACCGGGCGACTGTGTCTTCTTCGCCGCTGGCGACGCGAACAGCGCGAGGAGCCTGCTCGGCGCCGCCCGTGTGGAAATCGCCACGCGCCTCGGTCTGCTCGACAACGCTCCCAAGTGGGCGTTCGCCTGGGTGGTCGATTTCCCTCTGCTCGAACCCGCCGCGCAGGCCAAGGCGGCAGGCGACGTGGCGGTGGGGGAGGGCGCTTGGACGGCGGTGCACCACGCGTTCACCGCGCCGTCTGAGGAAAGCTTGGCTACTCTGGAGCAAGACCCCGGCTCTGCGCTCTCCCAGGCGTACGACCTGGTCTGCAATGGACACGAGATCGGCGGTGGCAGCATTCGTATCCACCGAAGGGAAGTGCAGGAGCGCGTGCTGAAGCTGATGGGATTCGACCAAGAGCGGGCCCAGGCCGCTTTCGGCTTCCTCCTCGACGCGTTCAGCTACGGTCCGCCGCCGCACGGCGGCATGGCGTTCGGCTGGGATCGCATCACAGCCCTGCTCGCAGGCGTCGACTCGATCCGCGAGGTCATCGCCTTCCCGAAGTCCGGCGGCGGACAAGACCCGCTCACTGGCGCGCCTGGCGCCATCACACCGTCGCAGCGCGCCGAGACCGGGGTGGACTTCAAGCCTGGGCCGGTCGGCTTTGGAGACAAATCTCAGCCCAAGGCAGAGAAGAACTAG